Proteins encoded in a region of the Zea mays cultivar B73 chromosome 4, Zm-B73-REFERENCE-NAM-5.0, whole genome shotgun sequence genome:
- the LOC103655549 gene encoding small glutamine-rich tetratricopeptide repeat-containing protein 2: protein MPRSVTRSTGAARCPHSPTRRACVQLPRSQVDHTSVPGSAAVFDHGGTAARGAQLLEHLLGPTEFDAAVGLTALATREKAEAALEKGNTNEAEALLTEVIGFNACGGLHLVHMSRSKARLEMGDIPGALGDAEEAIRIAPRFPQAHLLRGDALFAMGEYSVAEDAYADALDLDPSIRRSKSFRARLERLREKLVSANNP, encoded by the coding sequence ATGCCTAGATCTGTGACCCGATCGACGGGTGCGGCGCGCTGTCCACACTCTCCCACCCGCCGTGCGTGCGTTCAACTCCCCCGGTCCCAGGTGGATCACACGTCCGTCCCTGGAAGCGCCGCGGTGTTCGACCACGGGGGCACGGCGGCGCGAGGCGCGCAGCTACTGGAGCACCTCCTCGGCCCCACGGAATTCGATGCGGCCGTAGGGCTCACCGCGCTGGCCACGAGGGAGAAGGCGGAGGCTGCCCTCGAGAAGGGAAACACGAACGAAGCGGAAGCCCTTCTCACCGAGGTTATTGGGTTCAATGCTTGTGGTGGTCTGCATTTGGTGCACATGAGCAGGTCTAAGGCGAGATTGGAAATGGGGGATATCCCTGGTGCACTTGGGGATGCTGAGGAAGCAATAAGAATAGCTCCCAGATTTCCTCAGGCTCACTTATTGCGAGGCGACGCACTTTTTGCAATGGGTGAATATTCTGTTGCAGAAGATGCCTATGCAGATGCCTTGGATCTTGATCCATCTATTCGCCGGTCCAAGTCTTTCAGGGCTCGCTTGGAAAGGCTACGAGAGAAGCTTGTTAGTGCCAATAATCCGTAG